The following is a genomic window from candidate division WOR-3 bacterium.
TTGAATAAAAATTCCAGAATATTCATCACCTTCTCCTCATAAACGCATCTTTTGATAACATCCGCACACCAATTTCCAGTTTTTTAATTTCACTTTCCTCAAGAAACTGCAGGGCCCCTGAGGAACAGGCTGCCACACACCTCGGTCCTTCCTCACGGTCCGCACAAAGATTACATTTCTGCGCAATATGTCGCACGAGCGGTGCATCAATAACCCCAAAAGGACAGGCGAATACACAGCTTTTGCAGCCGATGCACCTGAAAGATGAACGCACGACCCGCCCGGTATCCTCATCTCTGGTTATCGCCTGAACAGGACATGAAGCAAGGCAGAGCGCTTCTTTGCAGTGCCGGCAGGCTAAAGGTAAATATGCCATATTCTCAATCGCGCCGTGGCGGATCCGTCCTTCGCCTTTAAATGCTGAACGACATGCTGCTTCACACGATCGACACCCACAACATAGGTCTAAATCTAAAACTATTCGACGGGCCATATCTGCACCTCGGTAGGAATAAAATTCACAAAATCCCCCACCAGTTCATATGCAAAAAGACCTCGTACCTCCGGAGTTTCGGGTTGTGTGAAGACCGTCCCCCGAGGTACCTCTGACATAATCTTCACCTGTAACTTAGCCTTACCCATTATCGATTCGATCACCACCGGTTCATTCTCTTTCACTCCCAGTTCCCGAGCATCAAATGGATTTAATTTCAAAACCGGCTTTTCCCATAACCCCATATAGTGGAAGGCAATTTTTTCCCCGAATAAGGTTAAATTGCGTTTTTGAACTCTATCTTTCAGCCGCTGAATTCCTTCTTTTACATCAAATTTCAATTCGCATCCAGGTAATTGACCTTCGGAACTCTCCAGCCCACAGCGTTTGAAAAGCGTCTCAATCGTTTGTGCCCCACTCGCAGGGACAATTTCACCGTCCAGTTGTCTTTCGCCTCCGATCGTAATAATCGTTCCGGACTTCTCAATATTTAATGCCATGGGTAATTGGGTATACTTTTTGAAACGGAGGGTAGAAGTAGCATATGCCTTTATCTGCCCCAGACCATTGGTGATCTGAGGGTAATAAAAAGGAAATAATTCTCCGAAGGTGATCAGATACTTGATCTTGTTATCTTTAACAGCATTCCAAATTTTACCAAAAGGTGGTAGTTGAAAATGGGGGGTAAATTCAAATATTGGCAATATCTTTTTGTTCGCACTACTCAATCTCCTGGCTCCTTCTAAAATCAATTGAGGTTCATAACTATGAGCAAATGGCAAAGTGAGAATTAAAAGGCTATTCTCCGTGGTCTTGAATACCTGGGCAATATCATCAAGTGTTCTCTCGGAAACGCCGCAAATTTCTTCAATATTGAATCCGGGCATCTTTTCGCCTGCAAGTCTCAAGAGCAGTATCCCTTCGGTCCCGGGGTGCACGCGCAAAAAGTCGGTAGCAAAATAAGCCGTATGACTACGGAGCGAATCAACGACCACCAGCCGGTGTTTTCTATCAGCAAGTCGCCAGTTGATCAAATCGCGCGAAATCATAGGGGTATAGTTAAAAACATCTCCCACCACAATTATCATATCGGACTTTCCAATCTCCTCAATTGACGCCCAAGATTGTCTGTCAATAAAATACCTCAGTCCTGACTCGGGTTCAAGGTAAGCACTTACAATATTTTTAATCCCATACCGATGCGCGAAACCAATCACCCGCACCTCTTCTTCAATAGTCAAGTTGCGATCAAGGGTAATTGCGACGGTCTCGGGCTCTTTCAATATCTCAGCCAATTCTGATTTTATACTCTCCCACTCCGTATATTTGTCCTCTCGGACCGGGACGCAAAGCCGTTTGGGATGATTCAGATATACCGGTGCCGCACTTCCTCGGGGGCAGATCCGCCCCTGATTGGGAGTGTCTTTTAAGTATTCGACACCTTTTATCCCAAAATCATCAAAAACGATACCCAGTTCGCACCCGTATCCACAGAAAGGGCACAGTGTGCGTTTAATGGTTAATTTTGAATCCTGAGTAATCATAGGAACGGATCCTCAATATCTTTAACATCCTTCCAGGTCAATACCGGACCATCCTTGCATACATAGAATTTGCCCACCCGACAGTGATTGCATTTTCCAATACCACAGGACATATTTTTCTCCATTGAAAGATAAATATTGGTATCTTTAAAACCTGCCTCAACCAGCCGTTGGGTTGTAAACTTCATCATCAAGGGTGGACCACATACGATTGCGGGCGTCGTTTTTACATCCACCGGGATTTCATCAAGAATGGTAGTAACCACTCCCACCCTGCCTTTCCATTCTTCATCACCCACATCCACGGTCAATAGTA
Proteins encoded in this region:
- a CDS encoding 4Fe-4S dicluster domain-containing protein, with translation MARRIVLDLDLCCGCRSCEAACRSAFKGEGRIRHGAIENMAYLPLACRHCKEALCLASCPVQAITRDEDTGRVVRSSFRCIGCKSCVFACPFGVIDAPLVRHIAQKCNLCADREEGPRCVAACSSGALQFLEESEIKKLEIGVRMLSKDAFMRRR
- a CDS encoding molybdopterin dinucleotide binding domain-containing protein; its protein translation is MITQDSKLTIKRTLCPFCGYGCELGIVFDDFGIKGVEYLKDTPNQGRICPRGSAAPVYLNHPKRLCVPVREDKYTEWESIKSELAEILKEPETVAITLDRNLTIEEEVRVIGFAHRYGIKNIVSAYLEPESGLRYFIDRQSWASIEEIGKSDMIIVVGDVFNYTPMISRDLINWRLADRKHRLVVVDSLRSHTAYFATDFLRVHPGTEGILLLRLAGEKMPGFNIEEICGVSERTLDDIAQVFKTTENSLLILTLPFAHSYEPQLILEGARRLSSANKKILPIFEFTPHFQLPPFGKIWNAVKDNKIKYLITFGELFPFYYPQITNGLGQIKAYATSTLRFKKYTQLPMALNIEKSGTIITIGGERQLDGEIVPASGAQTIETLFKRCGLESSEGQLPGCELKFDVKEGIQRLKDRVQKRNLTLFGEKIAFHYMGLWEKPVLKLNPFDARELGVKENEPVVIESIMGKAKLQVKIMSEVPRGTVFTQPETPEVRGLFAYELVGDFVNFIPTEVQIWPVE